A genomic window from Nocardioides rotundus includes:
- the rsmG gene encoding 16S rRNA (guanine(527)-N(7))-methyltransferase RsmG, whose protein sequence is MFAPDRLPLAERYAELLATDGTLRGLIGPREVERLWERHLLNSAAMAEVLPRDATVADVGSGAGLPGLVLAIVRPDLRITLVEPLLRRTTFLSEVVEELGLDNVEVVRGRAEALHGQRRFDVVTSRAVAPLPRLLEWSMPLVAPHGALVAMKGSSVGQEIEDASGVLDNLGAARPERLEVGTESPASSPATLVRVSWADPAQVGSAGRSSTGRSKRSGHRKRRPPRG, encoded by the coding sequence GTGTTTGCGCCTGACCGACTGCCCCTGGCAGAGAGGTACGCCGAGCTCCTGGCCACCGACGGCACCCTGCGCGGGCTGATCGGGCCGCGGGAGGTGGAGCGGCTCTGGGAGCGGCATCTGCTCAACTCGGCCGCCATGGCCGAGGTGCTGCCCCGGGACGCCACCGTCGCCGATGTCGGGTCCGGCGCCGGTCTCCCCGGCCTGGTGCTCGCGATCGTGCGTCCCGACCTTCGGATCACCCTGGTCGAGCCCCTGCTGCGGCGCACCACCTTCCTCAGCGAGGTGGTCGAGGAGCTGGGTCTGGACAACGTCGAGGTGGTCCGGGGCCGGGCGGAGGCGCTGCACGGGCAGCGCCGGTTCGACGTGGTGACCTCGCGGGCCGTGGCTCCCCTGCCCCGCTTGCTGGAGTGGTCGATGCCGCTCGTCGCGCCGCACGGCGCGCTGGTGGCGATGAAGGGCTCCTCGGTGGGTCAGGAGATCGAGGACGCCAGCGGGGTGCTGGACAATCTGGGCGCGGCCCGGCCCGAGCGACTCGAGGTCGGCACGGAGTCGCCGGCAAGCTCCCCCGCCACCCTGGTGCGGGTTTCGTGGGCCGACCCCGCACAGGTAGGTTCGGCCGGACGGTCGTCGACCGGTCGCTCGAAGCGATCTGGCCACCGCAAGCGCCGCCCGCCCCGCGGGTAG
- a CDS encoding Jag family protein, whose amino-acid sequence MSDETTTDLNEPAQAPVDAPETDDSAQDAAAESGEGRRGSRLERLEQEGDIAADYLEELLDIADLDGDLDMDVEGDRAMVSIVGAELSQLVGENGEVLDALQELTRLAVYRETGERSRLMLDVSGHRERKRQELVTLAEQKIAEVRADGSPVSLAPMTSFERKVVHDAVTAAGLTSESEGAEPRRFVVILPA is encoded by the coding sequence CCACCACCGACCTGAACGAGCCGGCCCAGGCGCCGGTGGACGCCCCCGAGACGGACGACTCCGCGCAGGACGCGGCCGCCGAGTCGGGCGAGGGCCGCCGCGGATCGCGGCTGGAGCGGCTGGAGCAGGAGGGCGACATCGCCGCCGACTACCTCGAGGAGCTGCTCGACATCGCCGACCTCGACGGTGACCTGGACATGGACGTCGAGGGCGACCGGGCGATGGTGTCGATCGTGGGCGCCGAGCTGAGCCAGCTGGTGGGTGAGAACGGCGAGGTGCTGGACGCGCTGCAGGAGCTGACGCGTCTGGCTGTCTACCGCGAGACCGGTGAGCGGTCCCGGTTGATGCTGGACGTCTCCGGTCACCGCGAGCGCAAGCGCCAGGAGCTGGTCACGCTGGCCGAGCAGAAGATCGCCGAGGTCCGTGCCGACGGGTCGCCGGTCTCCCTCGCCCCGATGACGTCCTTCGAGCGCAAGGTGGTGCACGACGCCGTCACCGCCGCCGGCCTGACCTCGGAGTCCGAGGGTGCGGAGCCGCGGCGGTTCGTGGTGATCCTCCCCGCCTGA